The Neobacillus sp. OS1-2 genome includes a window with the following:
- the argF gene encoding ornithine carbamoyltransferase, protein MLMTAPKFNGKSFLCEKDFSKEEFVYLIDLAMKLKDEKKHGITHRHLEGKNIALLFEKPSTRTRCAFTVACTDLGAHPEYLGKDDIQLGKKESVEDTAKVLGRMFDGIEFRGFEHKKVEMLAEHSGVPVWNGLTDLWHPTQTLADFLTVKENFGRLEGIKFVYVGDGRNNVANSLLVGGALVGMDVRICAPESLFPAPEIVELARELAEKSGGRVTVTADVEEGVSGADVIYTDVWVSMGEESKFAERIALLSPYQVTMDMVKMTGNDNMIFLHCLPAFHDQETSYGKDIFEKHGLAEMEVTDEVFRGEHSKVFDQAENRMHTIKAVMAATLGHLE, encoded by the coding sequence ATGTTAATGACTGCACCGAAATTTAATGGGAAAAGCTTTCTTTGCGAAAAGGATTTTTCAAAAGAGGAATTTGTTTATTTGATCGATTTAGCGATGAAATTAAAAGATGAGAAAAAGCATGGAATTACCCATCGTCATCTTGAAGGAAAGAACATTGCGCTGCTTTTTGAAAAGCCATCCACTCGCACACGCTGTGCTTTCACGGTAGCCTGTACCGACCTAGGGGCGCATCCTGAATATCTAGGAAAAGATGATATTCAGCTTGGGAAAAAGGAATCGGTGGAAGATACCGCAAAGGTTTTGGGCCGCATGTTTGACGGCATCGAGTTCCGTGGCTTCGAGCACAAAAAGGTAGAAATGCTAGCGGAGCATTCGGGAGTGCCGGTTTGGAATGGTCTAACCGATTTATGGCATCCAACCCAGACACTTGCTGATTTCTTAACCGTAAAAGAAAACTTTGGCCGCCTCGAAGGAATTAAATTCGTCTATGTTGGTGATGGTAGAAATAATGTAGCCAACAGTCTGCTCGTTGGCGGTGCCCTTGTTGGTATGGACGTTCGAATTTGTGCACCTGAATCATTGTTCCCAGCACCGGAAATCGTGGAATTGGCTCGTGAGTTGGCCGAAAAATCAGGCGGACGTGTAACGGTTACCGCTGATGTTGAAGAAGGTGTTTCAGGTGCAGATGTCATTTATACCGATGTGTGGGTGTCAATGGGCGAAGAATCGAAGTTCGCAGAACGGATCGCCCTTCTCTCTCCGTACCAAGTGACAATGGACATGGTGAAAATGACAGGCAATGACAACATGATATTCCTGCACTGCCTCCCTGCCTTCCATGACCAGGAAACAAGCTATGGGAAGGACATATTCGAAAAACATGGGCTTGCTGAAATGGAAGTAACTGACGAAGTATTCCGCGGCGAGCATTCAAAGGTATTTGATCAAGCTGAAAATAGAATGCATACGATTAAAGCGGTGATGGCAGCAACACTTGGTCACTTAGAATAA
- a CDS encoding M20 family metallopeptidase encodes MDHLIPELRKIEKGFHQSLIELIEIPSVINETDKDTPFGKHIDQALKKTLEICDQLGFRTYYDPKGYYGYAEIGAGEEMIGILGHLDVVPPGSSEEWETPPFQAAIIDGNMFGRGTQDDKGPTLAALFATKALMNLGINFNKRVRFIFGTDEETLWRCMNRYCKLEEIPSMGFAPDSVFPLVYAEKGLLQLHLEGKNETKLRLQAGNAFNAVPDMATYTGEKQQELKAALDRFGFAYEATNDNVNVLGKAVHAQVTEKGINAINRLLIGLKHIGYTSKIIEFINDMVEEDPFAMKIFDECEDEASGKLKFNVGKIELNEEIERLSVDIRIPVTADKQVIVNTLTQIAKEYGLEYKEFDYLKSIYVPKEHFLIQTLMNVYQEVTGDLVSEPISSGGATYARAMNNFVAFGAIFPQQMKTEHQPNEHIELEEMFKAMHIYAKAIYHLTR; translated from the coding sequence ATGGACCATTTAATTCCAGAACTCCGCAAAATAGAGAAGGGTTTCCATCAATCGTTAATCGAGCTAATTGAGATCCCAAGTGTGATAAATGAAACCGACAAGGATACCCCTTTCGGAAAACACATTGACCAAGCCTTGAAAAAGACTCTAGAGATTTGCGATCAGCTGGGATTTCGCACCTATTACGATCCAAAGGGATATTACGGCTATGCTGAAATCGGTGCCGGCGAAGAAATGATTGGTATTCTTGGACATCTTGATGTCGTTCCACCCGGAAGCAGCGAAGAATGGGAAACACCTCCCTTTCAAGCAGCCATCATCGACGGAAACATGTTTGGCAGAGGGACACAGGATGACAAGGGTCCGACACTTGCCGCCCTTTTTGCTACGAAAGCGTTAATGAATCTTGGAATAAATTTTAATAAACGTGTCCGCTTTATTTTTGGAACAGATGAAGAAACACTGTGGCGTTGCATGAACCGCTATTGCAAATTGGAGGAAATTCCAAGCATGGGCTTTGCTCCAGACTCCGTTTTCCCGCTTGTTTACGCTGAAAAAGGACTGCTCCAGCTTCATTTAGAAGGGAAAAATGAAACAAAACTTCGACTGCAAGCTGGCAATGCCTTTAATGCGGTGCCCGACATGGCAACCTATACGGGTGAAAAACAACAAGAATTGAAGGCTGCATTGGATAGGTTTGGGTTCGCTTATGAAGCAACCAACGATAATGTGAATGTACTAGGTAAAGCGGTACATGCCCAAGTAACTGAAAAAGGGATCAACGCCATTAATCGCCTTTTAATCGGATTAAAGCACATCGGCTACACTTCCAAAATCATTGAATTCATTAATGACATGGTCGAAGAGGATCCATTTGCGATGAAGATTTTTGACGAATGCGAAGATGAAGCATCCGGAAAATTGAAATTCAATGTTGGAAAAATAGAGTTAAATGAGGAAATCGAGAGGCTCTCGGTTGATATTCGTATCCCGGTGACAGCCGATAAACAAGTGATTGTAAATACACTCACACAAATTGCTAAGGAATACGGATTAGAGTACAAAGAGTTCGACTATTTAAAATCAATCTATGTGCCGAAGGAACACTTCTTAATTCAGACATTAATGAATGTGTATCAAGAGGTAACTGGTGATCTCGTTTCCGAGCCCATCTCGTCAGGCGGGGCCACTTATGCTAGAGCCATGAACAACTTTGTTGCCTTTGGAGCTATTTTCCCACAGCAAATGAAAACGGAGCATCAGCCGAACGAACACATTGAGCTTGAGGAAATGTTTAAGGCGATGCACATTTACGCCAAAGCCATCTACCATTTAACCCGTTAA
- a CDS encoding YfcC family protein: protein MKKFKMPTAYTLLFLIIVIIAALTWAIPGGKYETKVDKATQQEIPVSGTYHQLAGKEQTPQGVWEVLNAPINGFFDAKDIALFVLVIGGFLGVVMKTGAIDAGISRVIRKLKGREQWLIPILMILFAIGGSTYGMAEETIAFYPILIPVLIAAGYDALTAVSIIALGAGIGCLGSTVNPFATGIASGFAGVSIGDGMGLRLVILVVTLIVTILFVMRYAKKVKDDPSKSLIANMKLENEKHFLTQKTEDIEFTGRRKAVLSVFGLTFVVMILGVIPWAYKFNITIFEDLVNALGKIPFIGKLLGGMIPLGDWWFGELTMLFLTSSIIIAFIFKMGEENFTSTFINGARDLLGVAIIIGISRGITVVMDAGGMTATVLHWGEGMLDNMGSILFTNLSFLFYLPLSFLVPSTSGLATLSMPIMAPLADFAGIGRDLVITAYQSASGIINLLTPTSAVIMGALAIARIPYSTYLKHVWKLVVALSVMVMAIMSIAAMMS, encoded by the coding sequence ATGAAAAAATTCAAGATGCCTACTGCCTATACGTTATTATTCTTGATTATTGTGATCATTGCGGCATTAACCTGGGCGATTCCAGGAGGAAAATATGAAACAAAGGTAGACAAAGCAACACAGCAAGAAATTCCTGTATCCGGGACCTATCACCAGTTAGCTGGTAAAGAACAAACTCCTCAAGGGGTATGGGAGGTATTAAATGCCCCCATCAACGGGTTCTTTGATGCCAAAGATATTGCCCTATTCGTCCTAGTCATTGGAGGCTTCCTTGGGGTTGTTATGAAAACAGGAGCAATCGATGCCGGGATTTCTCGCGTCATTAGAAAATTGAAGGGCCGAGAGCAATGGCTGATACCGATATTGATGATATTATTTGCTATCGGCGGTTCAACTTACGGGATGGCTGAAGAAACGATCGCTTTCTACCCCATTCTTATCCCTGTTTTAATCGCAGCGGGCTATGACGCGTTAACGGCCGTATCCATTATCGCTTTAGGTGCCGGTATCGGCTGTTTAGGTTCCACTGTTAATCCGTTTGCAACAGGAATTGCTTCGGGATTTGCCGGGGTTTCCATCGGAGACGGGATGGGGTTACGCCTGGTTATCCTTGTTGTTACCTTAATCGTAACGATTTTGTTTGTCATGCGTTATGCCAAAAAGGTTAAAGACGATCCATCTAAATCATTGATTGCCAATATGAAGTTAGAAAATGAGAAGCATTTCTTAACGCAAAAGACAGAGGATATTGAATTCACTGGCCGCCGTAAAGCTGTTCTTTCGGTTTTCGGGCTAACCTTTGTCGTGATGATTTTAGGGGTTATTCCATGGGCCTATAAATTTAATATTACTATATTCGAAGATTTGGTGAATGCTTTAGGAAAAATTCCATTCATCGGCAAATTACTTGGCGGTATGATCCCACTTGGTGACTGGTGGTTCGGAGAATTAACGATGCTATTTTTAACCTCCTCCATCATCATCGCCTTTATTTTCAAAATGGGCGAAGAGAATTTCACCAGTACCTTCATTAACGGGGCCCGTGATTTATTGGGTGTTGCCATTATTATTGGGATTTCCCGCGGAATCACGGTCGTCATGGATGCTGGCGGAATGACAGCAACCGTCCTTCATTGGGGCGAAGGCATGCTCGATAATATGGGGTCTATCCTATTTACGAATCTATCATTCTTATTTTACTTGCCATTGTCCTTCCTAGTACCATCAACATCAGGACTGGCAACACTATCGATGCCAATTATGGCACCGTTAGCAGACTTTGCTGGCATCGGACGTGATTTAGTCATCACCGCATACCAAAGTGCTTCCGGGATTATCAATTTGCTTACACCAACTAGTGCCGTTATCATGGGCGCACTTGCCATTGCGCGGATTCCCTATAGCACCTATCTTAAACATGTTTGGAAATTGGTGGTAGCGTTATCAGTCATGGTTATGGCGATCATGAGCATCGCTGCCATGATGAGCTAA
- the arcD gene encoding arginine-ornithine antiporter, with protein sequence MDNKDSKLGLFALISLVIGSQIGGGGFNLATDMASSANAGAIILGWIITGIGMISLVFSFHHISNKRPDLEGGIYSFAKAGFGSYMGFNSAWGYWLSVWLGNIAFLTLLFSAIGYFIPVFTGGNLSSVLGASVFLWVLILFVLRGVHEAALVNIVVTIAKIIPIFLFIIIAIFAFKWDTFTIDFWGGNTYHFSDVMKQMKGTMLVSLWVFTGVEGAVVLSSRARNKKDVGKATIIGLISTLTIYILISLLSLGVMTRQELSGLKSPSMAYVLESIVGPWGAAFVNIGLMLSLLGALLGWTLFAAEIPYLAGKDGTFPKIFAKENKHNVPKNSLVFTGILIQLFLLTLLVSEKPYRFAFSMASSAILVPYLFSALYQVKYSWEHKQLGQMAIGLLASIYSVWILYAAGTGYLLLTAILYSLGIFVYLYAQKELKQKPFKRFELVWALIIVLLAIVAIYLLAVGKITI encoded by the coding sequence ATGGACAATAAAGATAGCAAGCTCGGATTATTTGCTTTAATCTCCTTAGTCATTGGATCACAAATTGGCGGGGGTGGGTTTAATCTTGCCACCGACATGGCTTCAAGCGCCAATGCCGGCGCGATCATCCTTGGCTGGATTATTACCGGAATCGGGATGATCTCTTTAGTATTTTCCTTCCATCATATCAGCAATAAGCGCCCCGATTTAGAGGGTGGCATTTATAGCTTCGCCAAAGCCGGCTTTGGCAGTTACATGGGGTTTAATTCTGCCTGGGGTTATTGGCTGTCAGTATGGCTTGGCAATATTGCCTTTTTAACCCTTCTCTTTAGTGCAATTGGCTATTTTATTCCGGTATTTACAGGCGGGAATCTTAGTTCTGTTCTTGGGGCTTCCGTATTCCTATGGGTTTTGATTTTATTTGTTTTACGTGGTGTTCATGAAGCGGCCCTTGTAAATATCGTGGTTACCATTGCGAAAATTATTCCCATTTTCCTGTTTATCATCATTGCCATTTTTGCTTTTAAATGGGATACCTTTACAATCGACTTCTGGGGCGGCAACACCTATCATTTTTCCGACGTGATGAAACAGATGAAAGGAACAATGCTTGTCTCCTTGTGGGTATTTACAGGTGTTGAAGGTGCCGTGGTCCTATCAAGCCGGGCGAGGAATAAAAAGGATGTTGGCAAAGCAACGATTATTGGACTTATTTCAACCTTAACGATCTATATTCTCATCTCGTTATTATCATTAGGGGTGATGACCAGGCAGGAGCTGTCCGGATTAAAAAGTCCCTCCATGGCTTACGTACTAGAAAGCATTGTCGGTCCATGGGGTGCGGCCTTTGTTAATATAGGACTGATGCTCTCATTATTAGGCGCCCTCTTAGGCTGGACCCTGTTCGCGGCGGAAATTCCCTATTTAGCCGGAAAGGATGGAACTTTTCCAAAGATCTTCGCTAAGGAAAACAAACATAACGTCCCAAAGAACTCTTTGGTTTTCACCGGTATCTTAATCCAACTCTTCCTGCTAACCTTATTAGTTTCAGAAAAGCCTTATCGATTTGCCTTTTCCATGGCTAGTTCGGCCATTCTAGTACCTTATCTATTCTCCGCCCTGTATCAAGTGAAATATAGTTGGGAGCATAAACAACTGGGACAAATGGCAATTGGACTCCTTGCTTCTATCTATAGTGTTTGGATCCTGTATGCCGCAGGAACCGGCTACTTATTATTAACGGCGATTTTGTATTCGCTTGGGATCTTCGTTTATTTATATGCCCAAAAAGAATTAAAGCAAAAACCATTTAAACGCTTTGAACTTGTCTGGGCCTTGATCATTGTTCTACTGGCGATTGTGGCAATTTACCTGCTGGCAGTTGGAAAAATTACCATCTAA
- the arcC gene encoding carbamate kinase yields the protein MMSKKVVIALGGNAIQSGDASAKAQQQALETTARQLVDFIEQGIDIIISHGNGPQVGNVLLQQAAADSVKNPAMPLDTCGAMTQGMIGYWMQNAMDKVLKERGISKNVVTVVTRVVVDQNDPAFLNPTKPIGPFYSEEEATAIMEETHTCFKEDAGRGWRRVVPSPKPVSIREHAVINSLVEQGNIVISVGGGGIPVIETDEGLLGIEAVIDKDFASQKLAELVDADALLILTGVDNVYIDFNKPTQKKLEEVSIEELQGYIAGGHFAAGSMLPKVEAAISFAETSPERKTIITSLDQALNAALGKAGTVVSLQGAAVFA from the coding sequence ATTATGTCAAAGAAAGTGGTTATTGCTTTAGGCGGGAATGCCATTCAATCAGGAGATGCTTCTGCAAAGGCACAGCAGCAGGCACTTGAAACAACTGCACGGCAATTAGTTGATTTCATTGAACAAGGAATTGATATCATTATTTCACATGGAAATGGTCCGCAAGTCGGAAATGTTTTATTGCAACAGGCCGCGGCTGATTCTGTAAAAAACCCGGCGATGCCACTTGATACTTGCGGTGCCATGACCCAGGGGATGATCGGTTATTGGATGCAAAATGCGATGGATAAAGTTTTGAAGGAACGCGGGATTTCAAAAAATGTCGTGACCGTTGTAACTCGCGTTGTTGTCGATCAAAATGACCCTGCCTTTTTAAACCCAACCAAGCCAATTGGTCCTTTCTATAGCGAAGAAGAAGCAACGGCAATCATGGAAGAAACACATACCTGTTTTAAAGAAGATGCGGGCCGAGGCTGGCGCCGGGTTGTTCCATCACCAAAGCCAGTGAGCATTCGCGAGCATGCAGTTATCAATTCCCTAGTTGAGCAAGGAAACATCGTCATTTCTGTCGGCGGCGGCGGCATTCCCGTTATTGAAACGGACGAAGGCCTACTTGGCATCGAAGCCGTGATTGATAAAGACTTCGCCTCGCAAAAGCTTGCGGAGCTTGTCGATGCAGATGCCTTATTAATCCTGACTGGCGTTGACAATGTCTACATTGATTTCAATAAACCAACCCAGAAAAAATTAGAGGAAGTCAGTATTGAAGAACTGCAGGGTTATATTGCAGGCGGACATTTTGCGGCGGGAAGTATGCTCCCAAAAGTGGAGGCAGCCATTAGTTTTGCCGAAACGAGCCCTGAACGGAAAACCATTATTACCTCGCTCGACCAAGCCTTAAACGCAGCCCTTGGAAAAGCAGGAACTGTCGTCAGTTTACAAGGTGCCGCAGTTTTCGCATAA
- a CDS encoding undecaprenyl-diphosphatase, which translates to MSLSQVNIDAFRAINNLGKEYDSLNPIAIFMAEYMLYILVIGLVVYWFTRTNKNRRMVIQSVLAVAIAEVLGKIAGSFYAHNQPFAVLPHVNKLVEHAVDNSFPSDHSILFFSICFSIWLVRKKEGWIWLVVAVFVAISRVMVGVHYPGDVLTGALLGVVAAIVSYWLVPKLSFVNSVLSKYEKVEQSILPIKAKTKDQSNHF; encoded by the coding sequence ATGTCTTTATCGCAAGTAAATATCGATGCCTTTCGTGCAATCAATAATTTAGGAAAAGAATACGATTCATTAAACCCAATCGCCATCTTCATGGCAGAGTATATGTTGTATATTCTGGTTATTGGATTAGTAGTATATTGGTTCACCCGAACTAACAAAAATAGAAGGATGGTCATCCAAAGTGTGCTTGCTGTTGCGATAGCTGAAGTCCTTGGGAAAATCGCCGGGAGCTTTTACGCGCATAACCAGCCTTTTGCAGTCCTGCCGCATGTTAACAAGTTAGTTGAACATGCAGTCGATAACTCGTTTCCGAGTGACCACTCGATCCTGTTCTTCTCCATCTGTTTTTCGATTTGGTTAGTCAGGAAGAAAGAGGGATGGATCTGGTTAGTTGTAGCCGTCTTTGTGGCTATCTCCCGCGTTATGGTTGGTGTCCACTATCCTGGCGATGTGCTCACTGGCGCTCTATTGGGAGTGGTAGCAGCAATCGTTTCCTATTGGCTCGTTCCAAAGCTCAGCTTTGTAAACTCAGTCCTATCAAAATATGAAAAAGTAGAACAATCCATACTGCCTATAAAAGCAAAGACGAAAGATCAGTCCAATCATTTTTAA
- a CDS encoding MFS transporter, whose translation MENNVTQTAPSGGLFHNRVFLAIIMSGLFLQVGIWVRNFAVLLFVMDQTNGDAFAVSMISVAEFAPIFIFSFIGGTFADRWAPKKTMVWCDVLSAVSIFLVLITLVFGTWKVVFFATLISAILSQFSQPSGMKLFKMHLSADQVQQAMSVYQTVFAVFMVLGPVIGTFVFQSFGIDISITITGLAFLLSAAALGFLPKDRPLEAVGESSLLQEMKSGIKYVLGKKELSLLGLCFMAAGLGIGFINPLSIFLVTEQLGLPKENLQWLLMVNGVGMIIGGAVAMIFAKNVAPQRLLVFGMLVNGIGIAVMGWSTNVTITLIAEFFNGLMMPCIQIGINTLILKRTEEAFIGRVNGILSPLFAGSMVITMSVAGVIKENFSLETTFEVSAILFIIGVLVILPIYNQKQQSKTEVLGSK comes from the coding sequence ATGGAAAATAACGTAACACAAACAGCTCCATCAGGAGGCTTATTTCACAATCGAGTCTTTCTCGCCATTATTATGTCAGGATTATTTCTTCAGGTTGGTATTTGGGTTCGAAACTTTGCCGTTCTTCTATTTGTAATGGATCAGACCAATGGCGATGCCTTTGCCGTTTCGATGATTTCAGTGGCAGAATTCGCACCAATCTTTATCTTCTCCTTTATTGGCGGAACCTTTGCCGACCGCTGGGCGCCGAAAAAGACAATGGTTTGGTGTGATGTCCTGAGTGCAGTATCTATTTTTCTTGTGCTGATTACACTCGTTTTCGGTACATGGAAAGTCGTTTTTTTCGCGACGTTAATCTCAGCTATCCTGTCACAATTCTCCCAGCCATCAGGGATGAAATTGTTTAAAATGCATTTGTCCGCGGATCAAGTACAGCAGGCGATGTCCGTCTATCAAACGGTCTTTGCAGTATTTATGGTTTTAGGCCCGGTGATTGGAACGTTTGTCTTTCAATCGTTTGGAATTGATATCTCGATCACCATTACTGGTCTCGCCTTCTTACTTTCAGCTGCAGCACTCGGATTCCTGCCAAAGGATCGCCCATTAGAAGCAGTTGGGGAATCAAGCCTTTTGCAGGAAATGAAAAGTGGGATAAAGTATGTTCTTGGAAAAAAAGAATTGAGCCTATTAGGTCTATGTTTCATGGCTGCTGGGCTTGGAATTGGTTTCATTAACCCGTTATCCATTTTTCTCGTCACCGAACAACTTGGCTTGCCGAAGGAAAATCTTCAGTGGCTGCTAATGGTCAATGGTGTCGGGATGATTATCGGTGGTGCTGTGGCAATGATTTTTGCAAAAAATGTGGCGCCGCAACGACTGCTTGTGTTTGGAATGCTGGTTAATGGGATTGGTATTGCGGTCATGGGCTGGTCAACAAACGTAACGATCACGTTAATTGCTGAATTCTTTAACGGCCTGATGATGCCATGTATCCAGATTGGAATCAATACATTGATTTTGAAAAGGACGGAAGAGGCCTTTATTGGCAGGGTCAACGGGATCTTAAGCCCGCTATTTGCAGGATCAATGGTCATCACGATGAGTGTGGCCGGTGTAATAAAAGAGAATTTTTCATTGGAAACCACATTTGAAGTATCGGCGATTCTTTTTATCATCGGTGTACTCGTTATCTTGCCGATCTATAATCAGAAACAACAATCAAAAACTGAAGTTCTTGGTTCAAAATAG
- a CDS encoding YmaF family protein yields the protein MAKTGKDDFVNGFVPYHNHGSVDYTSVVHGHVHQCLDITFPPMQTQDGSHIHYTEGYVMFENGHSHHYKAYSGPAIPVGNGMHVHYYDFYTSEDDGHRHHVKGVDKPAPGNK from the coding sequence ATGGCTAAAACAGGGAAAGATGACTTTGTTAACGGGTTTGTGCCGTACCATAATCATGGCTCGGTTGATTATACGTCAGTGGTGCATGGGCATGTTCATCAATGTTTAGATATTACTTTTCCCCCGATGCAGACCCAGGATGGGAGTCATATTCATTACACGGAAGGATATGTTATGTTCGAAAACGGACATTCCCATCACTATAAGGCCTATTCTGGACCAGCGATTCCGGTAGGAAATGGAATGCATGTTCATTATTATGATTTTTATACCAGTGAAGATGATGGGCATCGGCATCATGTGAAAGGGGTAGATAAGCCGGCTCCGGGGAATAAGTAG
- a CDS encoding DUF421 domain-containing protein, with protein MEIIYRTCIVFIAGYLFLRLTGKKAVAQMHTFDLLYIFVLTNIISTPLEVNNVGKSLTYAVIIVILYKIFVRLSLHNKLRWILYESPTVLIRNGDINRNGLKKVRMPVNELLSHLRVKGYSDTQNIAIALMEETGNISVIPMAEYRPVQPKDLNIQVKKEYLPIPLIMDRQIVYHNLKYLQLDQSWLINEVKKMGEKGENITLATYLENGTLFIDNHEINNPIGDPYYYNPGRDN; from the coding sequence ATGGAAATTATCTACCGAACCTGCATTGTTTTTATAGCAGGGTATTTGTTTTTACGTTTGACCGGAAAAAAGGCAGTAGCCCAAATGCATACGTTTGATTTATTGTATATCTTTGTCCTCACAAATATTATCAGTACACCGCTTGAGGTCAACAATGTCGGAAAATCATTAACCTATGCTGTCATCATCGTTATTTTATATAAAATATTTGTCCGTTTATCCTTACACAATAAATTAAGATGGATTTTATATGAAAGTCCTACCGTCCTAATCCGTAATGGCGATATTAATCGGAATGGGCTAAAAAAAGTCCGGATGCCTGTAAATGAATTATTGTCACATTTGCGAGTAAAGGGATATTCGGATACTCAGAATATTGCGATTGCCTTGATGGAAGAAACAGGAAATATTAGCGTTATTCCAATGGCAGAATACCGACCAGTTCAACCAAAAGATTTAAATATTCAAGTAAAAAAAGAATATCTGCCTATCCCTCTTATCATGGACAGGCAAATTGTCTATCATAATTTAAAATATTTACAATTAGATCAGAGCTGGCTAATAAATGAAGTTAAAAAAATGGGGGAAAAGGGAGAGAACATAACGTTGGCTACATATTTAGAAAACGGAACGTTATTTATTGATAATCATGAAATAAACAATCCTATCGGTGATCCATATTACTATAATCCCGGAAGAGATAATTAA
- a CDS encoding L-lactate dehydrogenase codes for MENRNRKVNRVVLIGTGAVGTSYAYSMINQGVAEELVLIDVNEAKAEGEAMDLNHGIPFAPSPINVWNGSYQDCATADLVVITAGLAQKPGETRLQLVEKNTKIFKQIVKSIMASGFDGIFLVATNPVDILTYVTWKESGLPKERVIGSGTVLDSARLRFQLGKHFNMDTRNVHAYIIGEHGDTELPVWSRASVGVERLEELAAGKGDINTECLEKIFVNVRDAAYHIIERKGATFYGIGMSLVRITKAILNNENCILTVSAYLDGQYGQYDVFIGVPVVINRGGIREVLEIQLNEKEIKQFNHSVNILKETMKPVL; via the coding sequence ATGGAAAACAGAAATAGAAAAGTGAATCGCGTTGTCTTAATTGGAACAGGGGCAGTAGGCACTAGTTATGCCTATTCAATGATTAATCAAGGTGTTGCCGAAGAACTGGTTCTCATCGATGTGAACGAGGCAAAAGCAGAAGGAGAAGCAATGGATTTGAATCACGGGATTCCATTTGCACCATCCCCCATCAACGTTTGGAACGGTTCATACCAAGATTGTGCTACCGCAGACCTAGTCGTCATTACTGCGGGGTTAGCGCAAAAGCCTGGGGAAACCCGCTTACAATTGGTAGAAAAGAACACAAAAATTTTCAAACAAATTGTTAAAAGCATTATGGCTAGTGGATTTGACGGTATCTTCTTGGTTGCAACAAACCCTGTCGACATCTTAACCTATGTAACCTGGAAAGAATCTGGCCTTCCAAAAGAACGTGTCATCGGTTCCGGAACCGTGTTAGATTCTGCCCGCCTTCGCTTTCAGCTTGGTAAACATTTCAACATGGATACACGAAATGTGCATGCTTATATCATTGGTGAACACGGGGATACAGAACTTCCGGTATGGAGCCGTGCATCAGTCGGTGTGGAAAGATTGGAAGAACTTGCAGCTGGCAAGGGCGACATAAACACAGAATGCTTAGAAAAGATCTTCGTTAACGTCCGTGACGCAGCGTACCATATCATTGAGCGAAAAGGCGCAACCTTTTATGGTATTGGCATGTCCCTTGTTCGCATTACGAAGGCAATTTTAAATAATGAAAACTGTATCCTAACCGTTTCCGCTTATCTAGATGGACAATATGGACAATATGATGTCTTTATCGGAGTTCCTGTAGTCATTAACCGCGGCGGAATCCGTGAAGTCCTTGAAATTCAACTAAATGAAAAAGAAATAAAGCAATTTAACCACTCTGTGAACATCCTAAAAGAAACGATGAAACCTGTACTTTAG